The following proteins are co-located in the Heterodontus francisci isolate sHetFra1 unplaced genomic scaffold, sHetFra1.hap1 HAP1_SCAFFOLD_156, whole genome shotgun sequence genome:
- the LOC137367104 gene encoding probable G-protein coupled receptor 139 — MTIVILSRGKCGLSKCVTRYLVAMAAADLLVIILYLILRHIPIRYRETFLVLYDICVCNIHATLLYAATDCSVWFTVSFTFDRFVAICCQKLKIRYCKEKTADMVLGTVTVLSCLKDITWYFLVSNQYSHFNSPWFCRVKTDVLSSLVWGTIAFLHSIITPGVAFVLILLLNAFTVRHMKVASRARRRLRPHSSGESPRDPEMDNRRKSIIFLFVISGNFILLWSELMVHSIWKCMWWLVYNSAILPAFLMEMGFMLQLLSCCTNTCIYAVTQTKFRSQLKNVVMYPITIILKLIKQ, encoded by the coding sequence ATGACGATAGTAATCCTCTctagaggaaagtgcggtctctccaaatgtgtcactcgctacctggtggccatggctgcggcggatctactggtcattatcctctacCTAATTTTAAGGCACATTCCAATTCGTTATCGGGAAACATTTCTCGTGCTTTATGACATCTGTGTGTGCAATATCCATGCCACCctgctttatgcagcaacggactgttctgtctggttcacagtttctttcacctttgatcgatttgtggccatttgttgccagaagctaaaaATTAGATATTGCAAAGAGAAAACAGCTGATATGGTTcttggaacagtgactgtgctgagctgtttaaaagacatcacctggtattttctgGTATCAAATCAGTATAGCCATTTTAACAGCCCTTGGTTTTGCCGTGTGAAAACAGACGTTCTGTCTTCACTAGTCTGGGGAACAATTGCTTTCCTTCATAGCATTATAACCCCTGGGGTCGCATTTGTTTTGATTTTACTACTCAATGCTTTTACTGTCAGACACATGAAAGTTGCCAGCAGAGCACGAAGGCGACTGCgacctcacagcagtggagagagccccagagacccagaaatggataaccgaagaaaatccatcattttcctgtttgttatctcggggaatttcatactGCTATGGTCAGAGTTAATGGTGCATTCTATATGGAAATGCATGTGGTGGTTGGTTTATAATTCTGCAATTCTACCTGCTTTTTTAATGGAAATGGGAttcatgcttcagctcctgagttgctgcacaaatacttgtatttatgctgtgacACAGACGAAGTTCAGATCTCAGTTGAAGAATGTGGTGATGTACCCCATTACaataattttaaaattgattaaACAATGA